Proteins found in one Planctomycetaceae bacterium genomic segment:
- a CDS encoding TatD family hydrolase → MIIIEPHIHMYSRTTDDYQAMHASGIRACVEPSFWLGANRRYAGTFLDYFQLILDFETVRARRFGIDHFAAISVNPKEAEDTGLVREVLAGMDPYLDHARCVAIGEIGFNNITPNEEAAFVAQLEIAMKRSLPVIVHTPHVDKLRGTRRIAEIIKSCGVDQARVIIDHNTEETMPVSTATDCWCGMTVYPYSKLTPQRVSAMIRQYGSDRVIVNGSADWGVSDPLSLVKVVSFMQTDGHDAAAIERLVFANAMAFYSHSPNWKPDFSIPPVDPSVFQR, encoded by the coding sequence ATGATCATCATCGAACCGCACATTCACATGTACTCGCGCACCACCGACGATTACCAGGCGATGCACGCCTCGGGCATTCGCGCATGCGTGGAGCCTTCGTTCTGGCTGGGCGCCAACCGCCGTTACGCGGGCACGTTCCTCGATTACTTCCAGCTCATCCTGGACTTCGAGACCGTGCGGGCGCGGCGGTTCGGGATCGACCACTTCGCGGCGATCTCCGTCAACCCGAAAGAGGCCGAAGACACCGGCCTCGTGCGCGAGGTGCTGGCCGGGATGGACCCGTACCTCGATCACGCGCGCTGCGTGGCCATCGGCGAGATCGGCTTCAACAACATCACGCCCAACGAGGAGGCGGCGTTTGTGGCGCAGCTCGAGATCGCCATGAAGCGCTCGCTGCCGGTGATCGTGCATACGCCGCACGTGGACAAGCTTCGCGGGACGCGCCGCATCGCCGAGATCATCAAAAGCTGCGGCGTTGACCAGGCCCGCGTGATCATCGACCACAACACCGAGGAGACCATGCCCGTCTCGACCGCCACCGACTGCTGGTGCGGCATGACGGTCTACCCGTACTCCAAGCTCACCCCGCAGCGCGTCTCGGCGATGATCCGCCAGTACGGTTCCGATCGCGTGATCGTCAACGGGTCGGCCGACTGGGGCGTCAGCGACCCGCTGAGCCTGGTCAAGGTGGTGAGCTTCATGCAGACCGACGGCCACGACGCGGCGGCGATCGAACGCCTGGTCTTCGCCAACGCGATGGCGTTCTACTCCCA
- a CDS encoding transcription termination/antitermination NusG family protein, translating into MLRLSDNPPMVHPAEALVAAMPGRWRVGHTKARFEKAFAWDLLRRDIAYFLPLLTRVRVSGGKKRRVLMPVFPSYVFFCGGDDARLAALTTNRLCQVIEVADQRQIVAELAAVQQALAGEAELDPYPFAAAGRRCRVTAGPFQGLEGIVASRANVTRLVLQVSILGQGAAMEIDADLLEPVD; encoded by the coding sequence GTGCTTAGACTCAGTGACAATCCTCCGATGGTTCATCCGGCCGAGGCGCTGGTGGCGGCGATGCCGGGGCGATGGCGCGTGGGGCATACCAAGGCCCGCTTCGAGAAAGCCTTTGCCTGGGACCTGCTCCGCCGCGACATCGCATACTTTCTGCCGCTGCTGACGCGCGTGCGGGTCAGCGGCGGAAAGAAGCGCCGCGTGCTCATGCCGGTCTTCCCCTCGTACGTCTTCTTCTGCGGCGGCGATGACGCCCGACTGGCCGCCCTGACGACCAACCGACTCTGCCAGGTGATCGAGGTCGCTGACCAGCGGCAGATCGTCGCCGAGCTGGCGGCTGTCCAGCAGGCCCTGGCCGGGGAGGCGGAACTCGATCCGTATCCGTTTGCGGCCGCCGGACGCCGCTGTCGCGTGACGGCCGGTCCGTTCCAGGGTCTTGAAGGCATTGTGGCCTCGCGGGCCAACGTGACGCGGCTGGTGCTGCAAGTGAGCATTCTCGGTCAGGGCGCGGCGATGGAGATCGACGCCGACCTGCTTGAGCCGGTGGACTGA
- a CDS encoding nuclease-related domain-containing protein, producing the protein MAVKKPKRDLPFDQPLLPQAGQSTREKRDKILGEKVDLWVAMFAAALMMIMVAWMLVLSKSVVQGALSVTGVAVALIGVCIIKIGRGMREARSYSLGAKGEVYVSQCLDKLKANGWRLFEDVPNEKGNVDHVLVGPGGIFTIETKTHSRKDGKKVEVTFDGQKVAINGFETDEPIRQAFAEAGFIKNLVGATKADVQPVLIYVGAIINYRGDKQLWVMHENKFLSWMETQRKKLDPAQVSQACTALDGYIQGQARAKLAQQ; encoded by the coding sequence GTGGCCGTCAAGAAACCAAAACGCGACCTGCCATTCGATCAGCCGCTGCTGCCTCAGGCGGGACAGTCAACTCGCGAGAAGCGCGACAAGATCCTGGGTGAAAAGGTCGATCTTTGGGTGGCCATGTTTGCGGCTGCCCTCATGATGATCATGGTCGCCTGGATGTTAGTATTGAGCAAATCGGTTGTGCAAGGGGCCCTGTCTGTTACCGGGGTCGCAGTTGCGCTGATTGGAGTTTGCATCATAAAGATCGGCCGTGGGATGCGCGAGGCACGTAGTTACAGCCTCGGGGCAAAGGGCGAGGTCTATGTCAGCCAATGCCTGGACAAACTCAAGGCCAATGGCTGGCGGCTGTTCGAAGACGTGCCCAATGAAAAGGGCAACGTCGATCACGTACTGGTTGGTCCTGGCGGCATTTTTACTATCGAGACCAAGACGCATTCGCGCAAGGATGGCAAGAAGGTCGAAGTGACGTTTGACGGGCAAAAGGTGGCGATTAACGGCTTTGAGACTGACGAGCCAATCAGGCAGGCCTTCGCCGAGGCCGGGTTCATCAAGAACCTCGTCGGCGCGACAAAGGCAGACGTGCAGCCAGTGCTGATCTACGTCGGGGCGATTATCAACTATCGCGGTGACAAACAACTCTGGGTCATGCACGAGAACAAATTCCTGTCTTGGATGGAAACGCAGCGAAAGAAGCTCGATCCCGCCCAGGTGTCGCAGGCCTGTACCGCGTTGGATGGATACATCCAAGGCCAAGCCCGGGCGAAGTTGGCACAACAGTAA
- a CDS encoding beta-ketoacyl synthase N-terminal-like domain-containing protein produces MAERRVVITGLGPVAPSGIGIEAFWSAALAGRRCVRRVEDFDPSNFPTQICGPLTDFSARDFVPKDYRKAVKVMARDIQIAVACADLAIRDAGLSTPSAPGPGHAPDPARFGCNIGSGLMCADMNELGSALVSSLRDGRFDFHAWGSGQMENLAPLWLLKYLPNMCACHTTILHQCKGPSNTIACGDASGHLAVAEAASWIRRGAADVVVAGATESKLNPMGLLRQTLLGRTCVSRNDDPAGACCPFDAAHSGTVIGEGGGLIILEELKHARARKARIYAEVVGWAAASDPAAVDLRRPTCGNVAAALRRALAKAALAPDQIDLALPHGTAVPAEDDAETAAWSVALTGRAAPLAACTATGALGSLFAGASGISTIAAAMALHTQTIPPTVNFTAPAAPSSLTFQPTAAWTPLRAAACASFTVGGQSAACVLKRYPA; encoded by the coding sequence ATGGCTGAGCGGCGCGTCGTCATCACGGGGCTTGGTCCGGTGGCGCCCTCGGGCATCGGCATTGAGGCGTTTTGGTCGGCGGCCTTGGCGGGGCGTCGGTGCGTCCGCCGCGTCGAAGACTTCGACCCGTCCAACTTCCCCACGCAGATCTGCGGTCCGCTGACCGACTTCTCCGCACGCGACTTCGTGCCCAAGGACTACCGCAAGGCCGTCAAGGTCATGGCCCGCGACATCCAGATTGCCGTCGCCTGCGCGGACCTGGCGATCCGCGACGCCGGTCTGAGCACGCCTTCGGCGCCGGGGCCCGGCCATGCGCCCGACCCGGCGCGGTTCGGCTGCAATATCGGCTCGGGTCTGATGTGCGCCGACATGAACGAGCTGGGCTCAGCACTGGTCAGCAGCCTGCGCGACGGGCGGTTCGACTTCCACGCCTGGGGCAGCGGGCAGATGGAAAACCTCGCCCCGCTGTGGCTGCTCAAGTACCTGCCCAACATGTGCGCCTGCCACACGACGATCCTGCACCAGTGCAAAGGCCCCAGCAATACCATCGCCTGCGGCGACGCCAGCGGGCACTTGGCCGTCGCCGAGGCGGCGAGCTGGATCCGCCGCGGCGCCGCCGACGTCGTCGTCGCCGGGGCAACCGAAAGCAAGCTCAACCCCATGGGTCTGCTGCGCCAGACGCTCCTGGGCCGCACGTGCGTCTCGCGCAACGACGACCCCGCCGGCGCCTGCTGCCCCTTCGACGCCGCGCACTCCGGAACGGTCATCGGAGAGGGCGGCGGGCTGATCATTCTCGAAGAACTCAAGCACGCCCGAGCCCGCAAGGCGCGCATCTACGCCGAGGTCGTCGGCTGGGCCGCCGCGTCCGACCCGGCCGCCGTCGACCTGCGACGCCCCACCTGCGGCAATGTTGCCGCCGCGCTGCGCCGAGCGCTGGCCAAAGCCGCCCTGGCCCCCGACCAGATCGACCTGGCGTTGCCCCACGGCACTGCCGTGCCCGCCGAGGACGACGCCGAGACCGCCGCCTGGTCCGTCGCCCTTACTGGACGCGCCGCACCCTTGGCCGCCTGCACCGCCACCGGCGCCCTGGGCAGCCTCTTCGCCGGCGCCAGCGGAATCAGCACCATCGCCGCGGCGATGGCGTTGCACACGCAGACCATCCCGCCGACGGTCAACTTCACCGCCCCTGCCGCCCCGAGCTCGCTGACCTTCCAGCCCACCGCCGCCTGGACGCCCCTGCGCGCTGCCGCCTGCGCCTCGTTCACCGTCGGCGGACAATCCGCCGCCTGCGTCCTCAAGAGGTATCCCGCATGA
- a CDS encoding beta-ketoacyl-[acyl-carrier-protein] synthase family protein, whose product MKRRVVITGMGTVNPLAHTVEETWAALLAGQSGFGPITTFDAATFPSRFAAMVKDYHLEDHVPDAARHATAGRHTHFAIGAAVQAWQAAGLAQRDTLDRDALGLYLGSGEGRLDFDNFMSCITDSWRGGAVDTAVWATLAFERMELYREVEQEANMVLAHLANRFGVAGPAYNVLTACAASTQAIGEAASQIRAGEIDAAITGGAHSMVHTMAITGFTRLTALSRRNDEMETASRPFDLTRDGFVIGEGATIMILEEYRAAKKRGAPMLAEIVGYGSSADAYRITDQDPEGAGAAAAMTAALADAGLSPKQINYINAHGTGTKQNDIVETRAVKAAFGRHAPKIPVSSVKSQLGHLIGAAGATELLTCVLALRDGTIPPTAHLTTPDPDCDLDYVPNTPRKAKLKYVMSNSMGFGGQNNSLIIAPVK is encoded by the coding sequence ATGAAGCGACGCGTGGTCATCACCGGCATGGGCACCGTCAACCCCCTGGCGCATACCGTTGAGGAAACCTGGGCCGCCCTGCTGGCCGGGCAGAGCGGCTTTGGCCCGATTACAACCTTCGACGCCGCCACCTTTCCCTCGCGATTCGCCGCGATGGTCAAAGACTATCATCTCGAGGACCACGTCCCCGACGCTGCCCGACATGCCACCGCCGGCCGCCACACCCATTTTGCCATCGGCGCCGCCGTGCAGGCCTGGCAGGCTGCCGGCCTCGCCCAGCGCGACACGCTCGACCGCGACGCGCTGGGGCTGTACCTGGGCAGCGGCGAGGGGCGGCTGGACTTCGACAACTTCATGAGCTGCATCACCGACTCCTGGCGCGGCGGCGCGGTGGACACGGCCGTCTGGGCTACCCTCGCCTTCGAGCGGATGGAGCTCTACCGCGAGGTCGAGCAGGAAGCCAACATGGTCCTGGCGCACCTGGCCAACCGCTTCGGCGTCGCCGGACCGGCGTACAACGTCCTGACCGCCTGTGCCGCCAGCACGCAGGCCATCGGCGAAGCCGCCAGCCAGATCCGCGCCGGCGAGATCGACGCGGCCATCACCGGCGGGGCTCACAGCATGGTCCACACGATGGCCATCACGGGCTTCACGCGCCTGACCGCGCTGTCGCGCCGCAACGACGAGATGGAAACCGCCAGCCGCCCCTTCGACCTGACGCGCGACGGGTTCGTCATCGGCGAGGGCGCCACCATCATGATCCTCGAGGAATACCGAGCCGCCAAAAAACGCGGGGCCCCAATGCTTGCTGAGATCGTCGGCTACGGCAGCAGCGCCGACGCCTACCGCATCACCGACCAGGACCCCGAGGGCGCCGGCGCCGCCGCGGCCATGACCGCCGCCCTGGCCGACGCGGGCCTCTCGCCCAAGCAGATCAATTACATCAACGCCCACGGCACGGGCACCAAGCAGAACGACATTGTCGAGACCCGGGCCGTCAAAGCCGCCTTCGGCCGCCACGCGCCGAAGATCCCCGTCTCGTCCGTCAAGAGCCAGCTCGGCCACCTGATCGGCGCCGCCGGCGCCACCGAGCTATTAACCTGCGTACTAGCCCTGCGCGACGGCACTATCCCGCCGACCGCCCACCTGACCACCCCCGACCCCGACTGCGACCTGGACTACGTCCCCAACACGCCAAGAAAAGCCAAGCTCAAATACGTCATGAGCAACTCAATGGGCTTCGGCGGCCAAAACAACTCCCTGATCATCGCCCCGGTGAAATAG